In Myxococcales bacterium, the DNA window ACGGATCCCATCACGCAGCCCGTGCTCCGCCGTCGCCACCGCGAGCTCGGTGTTCTCGACGAACACGGGGACACCGAGCGCCTCGTAGGCCGCGGCGGCGCGCGCGCGGGCCGTGTCCTCGAGCGAGAGGCCGCGTGGGGAGGGGAGCCCCTCGCGGGACCAGTGCACGTCGATGCTCGAGAGGAGCCGCCTCGCCTCCTCGTGCTTCCAGCCGTTGGGGGTGACGAACGTGAGCGATTTCATGTGTTTATGGGCGAAGTGGGCGTGCGAGTGCCGCGAAGAACGAGGCCGTCCCGCTCGCCCCGTCGGGGTCTTCGGAGAGCGCCGCCTGGAGCCAGGCAGAGCTCCCCGGCCACGTGCAGAATACATGGTCCTGCCCCGTGTGGTCGGCGAGCAGCGCGCCGTCGAGCTTCCCGGTGCGCACGACCTTGGCCACGCTCCGGCACACATCGCCCTCCTCTTCGCGGTAGACGAGGCCCTCGGCGACGTCCGCGCCGTGATGGCCGCGTGGCCCGAGCCTCCGGTCGGCCTCGGCGATCGCGAGGGCACCTCCGGCGTGCACGAGGTGAGGTACGACGAGGCCCACCTCTCCGCACCGGCGCGCGAGCACGGGGCGCGAGCACCGCCCTTCGCCGCGGAGGATGTCGAACGGGACGAACGGCTCGTGAGGTAGCTCGTAACGCGTCCCGTGGGCGACGGCGAGCCACTCGCCTGCGACGCGCTCGCCCTCCGCGAGCAGCTCGGCGAACCGCCGTTCGTTCTCGCGGACCCAACGGGCGAAGAGCCTTCGCCCGAGGTTCCGTGAGCCTACGGCGAGGCGTCCCTCGCGACCGTACGCGACGATCGTACGGCCCTCACGGACGACGACGACGGAGCTCCCGTCGAGCTTCTCTTCCACGGTCACGACGACACCGCGCCGTGCGACGTCCGTGTACGCGCGGGCGCGGCCCTCCGAGACGTGGGTGTCCGAGGGGCCGGTGCGGGAGCCCGGGAGGTGCGGGATCTTGGGGAAGAGGGCTGCCATGTCGTCGCTCCGATCAGGCGCGCCCTCGGCTCTTGCCGGTGGTCACGCCCCCCGCGACGAGGTGGGCGAGGCGGAGAGGCTCGGGGAGGCTCCCGTGGAGCGTCGTCGCGCGGAGCATGGCGCGCGTCTCTTCGAGCCCGATGCCCACGCGCTGCACGTATACCCCGGCCACCGCGTCCATCGGGCCTGCCGCCTGGATGAGCGCCCACTTTCGGTCGGCGCCCGGTGTGCACGAGAAGAGCGCGTGCCGGATACGCGACCAGCGCGGCTCGCGGCGCGTGATGGCCACGACGGGCACGCCGAGGCCCTCGTGGAGCGCGTGCACGTCGACGACGTTGAAGCCGGCGACCGCGATGCCTTGGAGGAGCACGGCGCGCACGTGCTCGCGGAACTGGCTCGTCCGCACGAGCTCGATCATCACCGACGTGGAGTTCCGCCCGTCCCGCCGCACCTTGCCCGAGAGGACCCCGTCGAGCCGCGTGCGCGAGCACACGATGCCGACGAGGCGCACGTCGCCGCGGTGATCGTGGTCGAAGGGGGCGTCGTCGAACCCGACGACGTTCGTGATGGCCTTGGTCACGCCCGAAGAGTAGCAGCCCGCGCGCCTTCGCCCGCCAGCTTGGGCCTCGTGCCTCGCGCGATCAGCCTCGGTCTCGGAGCACCCACCCGTGGTCGAGGGGTCCGTGCCCGTGCCCCAGGCCTTTGGCGTTCCGGATGGCGCCGCGCACGTACTCTCCCGCGTCGCGAACGGCGTCCTCGAGAGCGCTGCCCTGCGCGACCAAGGCGGCGACGGCAGAAGCCAGCGTGCAGCCCGTGCCATGTGTCGACGTGGTCTCGATGCGCTCGCGAAGAAAGAGACGCTCCCCTTCGGGCGTGGCCAAGAGGTCGGAGAACGTCGCGCCGTCGAGGTGCGCGCCCTTCACGAGGACCGCCTTGGCGCCCATGCGGAGGAGCTTCTCTGCGGCGCGGCGCTGCCCGTCGAGCGAGTCGACAGGGGTCTCGGCGAGGCGCGCGGCCTCGGGGGCGTTCGGCGTCACGAGCGCCGCCCCGGGCACGAGCCTCGCGCGCACGGCCGAGATCGCCTCGTCCGCGAGGAGCGGGTGCCCACCTTTGGCGATCATCACGGGGTCGACGATGCGCGGCGCGTCCCCGGCGTGGGCGTCGAGGGCGTCGGCGATGGCCTGAACCACCTCGGCCGAGCCGAGCATGCCGGTCTTCACGGCGTCGACGCCGAGGTCCTCCGCGACCACGCGGATCTGGTCGACGACGACGCCCGTGGGCACCCCGTGCACGCCGAAGACGCCGCGCGTGTTTTGCACGGTGATCGCGGTGACCGCGGTCATGGCGAACCCGCCGAGGCAAGTGATGGCCTTGATGTCGGCTTGGATGCCCGCTCCGCCGCCCGAGTCCGACCCGGCGACCACGAGCACGCGCCCTTTGCGCGTCGCGCTTCGTTCCGTCATGGCGCCTCTCCTTACCAGGCTCCGGGCCCTTGCGCGTGTGCGTCGTCGGTGCACGATGAGCCCATGCGTCGGGCCCTAGTCGTCTCGTTCGGTCTCGTCATGACGACTTTCGCCGCGTGTGGCGGTGCCACGACATCGGGCGACCCTCTGGATGCAGCGCTCGGGGGCGATGGCACCCAAGGCCGTGACGGGGCGCCAGGGATCGACGCGAGCGCCGACGCGCAACCCGTCGTCGAGGCCGGAACCTGCGCGCTCCCCAAGGTGGTGGGCCCGTGCGAGGCCCTCGTGCCGCGCTTCTGGTTCGACGCGACAACCGGAAAATGCGAAGCGTTCACCTACGGCGGCTGTGGAGGAAATGCGAACAACTTCGGTACGTTGGCCCAATGTGTGGGGACGTGCGCACCCTCCGCGACGAACGCCTGCGACGTCGCGCGTTGCGCTCCGGGAGAGGCATGTGTGTTCGTGAACGCGGCTCCGGTCTGCGCGGCCGACTGCGACGACGCGGGCGCATGCCCTCTCGCGACCCAAGCCTGCACGTGTGGATCGAGCTGCGCCTCGTGCCGCGACTGCAAGAAGGTATGCGCCGCGAAGTAGGTGGGCTGGCGCGCGGAGGCCGGTGGTATCATGAGAAGGATGTCCCGTGCGTTCGTGGTCGGTGGTGCGTTCGTGGCCCTCGCGGCGTGCACCTCGTTCGGGAGTGACTCGACCGACGCGCCCGTCGAGGGAGGCGCGGACGCGTCTTCGTCAGGGGACGCCGGGCGCGACGAACCCGATGGGATCGACGCTACCGACGACGTCCGAGACGCATCGGTCGACGTCGGCGCCGAAGGCGGCGTCGAGGGCCCATGCCTAGGCGAGGTCGATTGCCCGCGCCTCGTCTTCGTGACGAGCGAGACCTTCTCCGGCGAAGACCTCGGTGGTGCGATCGCCGCCGACCAAAAGTGCACGGCCCGCGCGGTGCTTTCCAGCGCGTTGCCCGCGCTTCGCGTTCGAAAGTGGAAGGCGTGGATAAGCGACGACGACGCCAGCCGATCCGCGAGCTCGCGGCTCACGCACGGCACGCGCCCGTACCGCCTCCCGAGCGGCGCGCTCGTCGCGAACGACTGGGTTCAGCTCACGACCGGCGCCTTGCTCCACGCGATCGATCGCGACGAGACGGGCGCCCAAGTGGGCCAAGAGTACGTGTGGACCGGCACGCAGACCTCGGGGCAGGTCACACCTGCGAACTGCACGAACTGGACGATCGGCGGGGCCGAGAACAAGGGCACCGTGGGGCTCGCCAACCGCGCGGACAGCGTGTGGACGAACGCCGGTCTCGCCGCGTGCGGAGCGGGATATCGGCTCTACTGCTTCGAACAGTGAGCGCGAACGGCTCCCTCGAGCACCTTGTGTAGGAATCGGAGCGGTGAGGTCCGAGGGAGCGTCAGTCGTTCGCCATCCAGGAGATCAGGCTGTCGAGGGCCCGCGCCTCCGGGTCTCCCACGTAGGTGTGGCCCACCTTGCCGAGCGAGCGGAACTGCGCCGGATACCCGGCCTCGGACAGCAACCTCGCGCTCTCGGCCAGGTAGCCATGGGTGGCGTCGTAGAGGCCCGCGGTGAACCCGACCTTCTTCACGCCCGAGCGCACGAGCACGTCCTTCTTCAGGCGCACGTTGGCCCCGACGAAGAGCGCGGCGCGAACCTTGTTCGGGTACGCCGTCAGGAGGTCCGCCGCCACGTAGGCGCCCTGCGAGAACCCGAGCAGCACGACGGGCGCGCTCGGATCGACCTCGGGCTCGCTCGCGACCTCGCGGACCGCCTGCGTCACCACCGCCCATTGTTCGGCGAGCGACCCACCCCACGAGTACTTCTGACCGTCGCGCACGTTGGCGTGCGGGCACACGAGCCACCCGTACGTCGGCACGGCGTGGGCGAGCTCGGCGCACCCTCGCTCGGGGCTCCCGGCGATGCCGTGCAAGTATATGAAAACAGGCTGCTTTCCGCCTCGGTTGTCCGGGGGGAAGGCGAGCACGGAGCGCTTCTTGGGCTCGGGGCCCGCGAAGCTCGAGGTGCCTCGTGCGTCCTCGGTCACGCGCGTTTCTGCGTGGGCCGCAGGAGCGCGAAGCACCATGAAGGTCACGAGCAGGAAGAGCGACACACGCGCGAGAGTCGTAGCGAACGCGCGCATCTGCGCACGGGCCGTCGAAGAGGCAACCATGGGTCACTCCGGGCGAAGCCGAGGCACCGCGTCGAGGGGTGCGTCGTCGGCGTTGGTTTCGAGAGGACATCGGCTGAGCCCTTCGATTCGTGACCCGCCCACGCGAATTTTCTTCGCTCGAACCGAGCGCCCGCCAAAACGCCGCGAGAGCCGCCCCGCGAGGGGACGACGTCAGCTCACTGTTCGCCGTCGTCGTCGGTCGTGCGTCCGGGTGCCGCCGAGGGCTCTTCCCAGGTCGTGTCGCGCGCCGCAAAATCCTCGGGGCGCTCGAGGGAGATGCGCCCGATGGCGCCCGAGCGAAAGTCGGTCACGACGGTGTGGGCGGCCTTGTTCAGGTCGACCTTTCCGCCTGCGCGGAGCGCGCCGCGCTTCTTCCCGATCGCGACGAGGAGCTCGTCGGGCGGACCGAGCTCTGTGAGTTTGTAGCGACTCTTCAGCAGATCGGGGTACCGCTCGCTCAAGAACGCGCACGCGAAGAGCGCGATGGTCTCGAACTCGAGCGCCGTCTCCGGGATGGCGCCCCCGAGCGCGAGCCGGAGCGACGAGCCCTCGTCCTCGATCTTGGGCCACAAAATGCCGGGGACGTCGGAGATGACGACGCCGCTCTTGAGGATGACCCGCTGCACCGATTTGGTGACGGCGGGCTCGTCGCCGACCTCGGCCACTTTGCGGCCCATGAGCGTGTTCACGAGCGTCGATTTGCCGACGTTCGGGATCCCGACGACGAGGGCGCGCACGGGGCGTTTGTCGAGGTTCGGGCGCGTCGCGAGGCGCGCGCACGCGGCCGGCACGCGCGAGAGGGTGTCGCCGTTCTTTTGGGTGGTGATGGCGAGCGCGGCCACCTCGGCGGACCTCGGCCCCGCCGGTTTCGCGAGGGCCGAGAGCCACGCGCGCGTGATCTCCGGGTCGGCGAGATCGCTCTTCGACAGCACCTTGAGGCAAGGCTTTTGGCCGCGCAGCTCTCCGAGCACGGGGTTCTCGCTCGACCGCGGCATGCGGGCGTCGAGCACCTCGATGACGACGTCGCACGTGGGGACGGCCTCGGCGATCGCGCGCCGCGCCTTCGCCATGTGACCGGGGTACCACTGGATGGCCATGCCGCGCCTTACCACTTCCCGCGGCGAACGGCTCGCCGAAGTAGCGTCTGCCACCCTCGCGCCTCGCCTGCGACCTGCGACGCGATCTCCCTGTCCACCGGCGCGGTGACGCGCGACCATGCGCGGAGGAGGAACGATGAAACGTCGAGGCAACGCGGGACCGGACACGAAAACGAAGGGCTCGAAGGCCGGTGGAGGGGCGAGCCCGAGCGCCCACCGTGAGGCCATCACCCGCATCGAGGCGAACGCCGCGCGAGCTGGCGTGACCCTCCCGAAGGGCGCGACGGAGGCCGCGATCTCGGCCGCCGAGGCCAAGATGGGCGTCAGGTTCCCGGCCGGGATGCGCGCGTTCTACCTCGCCCACGACGGCGGCCCGAGCGACGAGGTCTGCGACGGTCGTCAGCTCCTCTCGGTAGGGTCGATCGTCCACCAGTGGAAGATCTGGAAAGATCTCCTCGACGCCGGTGAGCTCGAGGACGACGACGTCGACCCCGACACGGGCGTCGCCCCGTCGTGGTTCCACGCGAAGTGGATCCCCGTCACGCATGATTTCGGCGGAAATCATGACGTCGTGGATCTCGCGCCCGCGAAGGGTGGCACGCTCGGTCAGATCGTGTCCGTCTACCACGACGACGGCGCGCGCACGGTGGAGGGCGAGGACTTCTTGTCGTGGCTCGAGGACAAGACCTGGGGCGAGGGGGACGAGGACGAGGATCGCGAGCCCGCGTACGACACGTCGAGCGCTCCGTCCCCGCTTCGCGAGGGCCCCTACGTGTTCCTCTTTCAGCTCGGCAAGGGCGCCAAGGCCGGAAAGACCCGCGTGCCTCGCGCCTTCACCACGGCGCCGTCCTACCTCTATCGGCAGGACGCGAAGTCCCACGCCAAGAAGCTCGACGCCATCGACGAACCGGACGTCCCGGAGGACGAGGCCGACGTCGTGTTCGAGGCCATCGACGCGTTCGTGGATCTCCACGAGCTGCGTCGCGAGCTCTACGAGGACGCGGAGATCGAGAGCGGGCGCGAGTACGCCGAGACCCGAGGGTTCCATGCGGGCGCGAGCTACGCGGACGCCAAGGCGGCCCTCGCGAAGGGTGGCTTCGTGGTGGTCGACTTGCAGGCGCCTCCGGGCGTCGGGGCCGACATCGACGCGTTGGCGAGGCACACCCGGCTCGGCTCTCTCCCGCTCCTCACGAAGGCCCTCCGCGCCGGCGACTGGCTCGTGCATGGCTCCGGGGCTCGCGACGTGCTCGCCGAGGCCCTCGCGAAGGGGCGCGCGGAGGCCTTGTTCCCGGCGCTCGCTCGGGCGGCGACCGGCTTCACGTCGAAGATGCGGAAGCTCCTCGTGGTGGCCCTCTACGAGGCGTGGGTGCGCGCGCGAACCGTGGAAGATACACATGATCGGGACGTGACGCGCACCTTGTGTGCGGCGCTCGCGCCCGAGCTCGATGCGCACGCCAAAACACGCCTCGCCGACCTCGGCCTCCTCCCCCGCGAGGCCCCCGCGAAGGGCAAGGTCACGGACGTCGCCCTGGCGTTCGACGCGGTGCTCGCCCGCGTGTCGGCCGAGGCCGACGAGGCCCGGGAGCGCGCCGCCGCGAAGAAGAAGCCCGCCGTCAAGGTGGCGACGAAGAAGGTCACGAAGGGCGACGGTGGAAAACCAGGAAAAAAGCGCGGCGCCCGGGCGAAAGGCAAGGGCGCCACCAAGGCCCGCTGATCCGCGGCGGCCGAGGAGCACGAGGTTCCCCGGGGGGGCCGCGCCGGTGCTCCACGTCCGCACGAACGCGCGTGCCGATTCAGCGCGGAACCGCCGAACGCACCTTCATGCGCCGCGCGAGGGCCGCGCTCTCGGCGCGATCGATGCGGGCCCGGAAGGCCTCGAGCGTGCGCCCGATCACTCCGTCTTTGCGCGTGAGCACGGCGTCGTTGGGGCGAGCTTCGGAGGTGAGCTTCCCGTAGTGGATGTAGCCGTCGTAGAGCTGCCCGCGCGTGCCCGAGCCCACGACCTCTTCGTCGGGCTCGAGCCCGAGCGGGTTCGTCTCGCACGTGGTCTGCCCGGGGCGGTTCGTCGCGACGAAGACGGGTTGAGCCGGCTCGTGGCCGAACGCCGTCGTGAGCGTGCGCGGCTCGCCGGGGAGGCGCTGATCGCGGCCGTACCGAATGACGCTCCCGTCACCGTAGGCGGGAGCGATCGAGAGCACCTTGCCCTTCGTGAGCGCGTACTCCTTGTCCATGCGGCTGCCGGCCGACGCGGCGTGTTTGTTCGTGTGGAACGCGCCCATGTGGAGGTACATGCGGTCCTCGGCCTTCGGCATCGCCATGCGCATGTTGTAGAAGATCACCTCCTCGCGCTTCGCGAACCACTCCTGCCCCTGGGCCGTCCCTTCGTCGTAGGCGAACGCGGCCACCCAAAGCGCGTGGGTCATGGCGACGAGCCTGTCGCAATCGGCCGGCGTGAGCTCCGCGCAGATCTCGTTCTTCTTCGCCATGATCGCGTCGAAGTAGGTGCGTGTGCGCGTGAGCTCCTCGGGAGTCGGCATGTCCGAGGCATACGTCGGCAACGTATCGAGCACGGCGCCTCGCTGTGTCGTGAGCTCTTGCGCGAGCGCGCGGAGGGCCTCGGAGGGGAGCTCGGTCGTCGTGGGCACGTCGACGGCGGCGACGTGGATCTTCTTCCCCGTTTCGCGCTGTTTGCGCGCGATTTCGGTCAGGATCGCGCCGAACATGTTGGGCGCGAGGCTCTGCACGACCTGCTCGCCCACGGGGTCCGTGCCCGAGTCGACGTAGCGCTGGATCGGCGCCTCGAAGTCCATGGGGAGCTCGTACCCGAGCACGTTCACGAGCCCCTTTTGCGCGAGCTCCTCGAACACGAGGCTCGACACGATGCCGATCTCGTTCGAGCCGTGCACCTCGCCCATCATGAAGATGCGCTTGTCTCCGTAGAGATCGACGAGGCCGCGCAGGTCCCAGAGGTTCTTCGAGCCGGACGCGCATCGAATGGGCTCTCCGATCCCCTTGAGGAGCTCGG includes these proteins:
- a CDS encoding DUF99 family protein, with translation MTKAITNVVGFDDAPFDHDHRGDVRLVGIVCSRTRLDGVLSGKVRRDGRNSTSVMIELVRTSQFREHVRAVLLQGIAVAGFNVVDVHALHEGLGVPVVAITRREPRWSRIRHALFSCTPGADRKWALIQAAGPMDAVAGVYVQRVGIGLEETRAMLRATTLHGSLPEPLRLAHLVAGGVTTGKSRGRA
- the thiD gene encoding bifunctional hydroxymethylpyrimidine kinase/phosphomethylpyrimidine kinase, producing MTERSATRKGRVLVVAGSDSGGGAGIQADIKAITCLGGFAMTAVTAITVQNTRGVFGVHGVPTGVVVDQIRVVAEDLGVDAVKTGMLGSAEVVQAIADALDAHAGDAPRIVDPVMIAKGGHPLLADEAISAVRARLVPGAALVTPNAPEAARLAETPVDSLDGQRRAAEKLLRMGAKAVLVKGAHLDGATFSDLLATPEGERLFLRERIETTSTHGTGCTLASAVAALVAQGSALEDAVRDAGEYVRGAIRNAKGLGHGHGPLDHGWVLRDRG
- the ylqF gene encoding ribosome biogenesis GTPase YlqF; its protein translation is MAIQWYPGHMAKARRAIAEAVPTCDVVIEVLDARMPRSSENPVLGELRGQKPCLKVLSKSDLADPEITRAWLSALAKPAGPRSAEVAALAITTQKNGDTLSRVPAACARLATRPNLDKRPVRALVVGIPNVGKSTLVNTLMGRKVAEVGDEPAVTKSVQRVILKSGVVISDVPGILWPKIEDEGSSLRLALGGAIPETALEFETIALFACAFLSERYPDLLKSRYKLTELGPPDELLVAIGKKRGALRAGGKVDLNKAAHTVVTDFRSGAIGRISLERPEDFAARDTTWEEPSAAPGRTTDDDGEQ
- a CDS encoding SMI1/KNR4 family protein, with the translated sequence MKRRGNAGPDTKTKGSKAGGGASPSAHREAITRIEANAARAGVTLPKGATEAAISAAEAKMGVRFPAGMRAFYLAHDGGPSDEVCDGRQLLSVGSIVHQWKIWKDLLDAGELEDDDVDPDTGVAPSWFHAKWIPVTHDFGGNHDVVDLAPAKGGTLGQIVSVYHDDGARTVEGEDFLSWLEDKTWGEGDEDEDREPAYDTSSAPSPLREGPYVFLFQLGKGAKAGKTRVPRAFTTAPSYLYRQDAKSHAKKLDAIDEPDVPEDEADVVFEAIDAFVDLHELRRELYEDAEIESGREYAETRGFHAGASYADAKAALAKGGFVVVDLQAPPGVGADIDALARHTRLGSLPLLTKALRAGDWLVHGSGARDVLAEALAKGRAEALFPALARAATGFTSKMRKLLVVALYEAWVRARTVEDTHDRDVTRTLCAALAPELDAHAKTRLADLGLLPREAPAKGKVTDVALAFDAVLARVSAEADEARERAAAKKKPAVKVATKKVTKGDGGKPGKKRGARAKGKGATKAR
- a CDS encoding BPTI/Kunitz domain-containing protein, translated to MTTFAACGGATTSGDPLDAALGGDGTQGRDGAPGIDASADAQPVVEAGTCALPKVVGPCEALVPRFWFDATTGKCEAFTYGGCGGNANNFGTLAQCVGTCAPSATNACDVARCAPGEACVFVNAAPVCAADCDDAGACPLATQACTCGSSCASCRDCKKVCAAK